A region from the Cryptosporangium arvum DSM 44712 genome encodes:
- a CDS encoding HIT family protein has product MASIFTRIIDGELPGRFVWKDEHAVAFLSIAPIRPGHALVVPRQEIDQWTDAPVELITHLTTVAQTIGQAQKDAWEAPRAALIIAGFEVPHLHLHTYPAWDLDDLDFGNADPRPDSQDMDEAAERLREALIRNGHADQVPTK; this is encoded by the coding sequence GTGGCGAGCATATTCACGCGGATCATCGACGGGGAATTGCCGGGACGTTTCGTCTGGAAGGACGAGCACGCGGTCGCGTTCCTGAGCATCGCGCCGATTCGGCCCGGTCACGCGCTGGTGGTGCCGCGGCAGGAGATCGATCAGTGGACCGACGCTCCGGTGGAGCTGATCACGCATCTCACGACCGTGGCGCAGACGATCGGGCAGGCGCAGAAGGACGCGTGGGAGGCGCCCCGGGCCGCGTTGATCATCGCCGGGTTCGAGGTGCCGCACCTGCACCTGCACACCTACCCGGCCTGGGACCTGGACGACCTCGACTTCGGGAACGCCGACCCACGGCCGGACTCGCAGGACATGGACGAGGCCGCGGAGCGGCTGCGTGAAGCCCTGATCCGGAACGGGCACGCCGACCAGGTTCCCACTAAGTAG
- a CDS encoding rhodanese-like domain-containing protein, translated as MRDNTGGQHRRREEPEPARPDEFVWRLTPAETVAAFVRGAVLIDIRTIVERRAQGWLPGAIVLERSVLEWRAVPHSGGHLPEVTSFDVEIVLVSRDGEESSLAAARLRELGLWRATDLAGGFGAWIAADLPIGGDPAAIRR; from the coding sequence GTGCGCGACAACACGGGAGGGCAGCATCGGCGACGCGAGGAGCCGGAACCCGCGCGACCCGACGAGTTCGTCTGGCGGCTGACCCCCGCCGAGACCGTGGCCGCGTTCGTCCGCGGTGCCGTGCTCATCGACATCCGGACGATCGTCGAGCGGCGGGCGCAGGGCTGGTTACCGGGCGCGATCGTGCTCGAGCGATCGGTGCTGGAGTGGCGCGCGGTGCCCCACAGCGGGGGTCATCTGCCCGAGGTGACGAGCTTCGACGTCGAGATCGTGCTGGTGTCGCGTGACGGCGAGGAGTCGAGTCTGGCCGCCGCACGCCTGCGCGAGCTGGGGCTCTGGCGCGCGACCGACCTCGCCGGCGGGTTCGGCGCGTGGATCGCGGCCGATCTCCCGATCGGCGGCGACCCCGCCGCGATCCGCCGATGA
- a CDS encoding PLP-dependent aminotransferase family protein has translation MSSLPPLAARLHGVASSPVRDLLALLERPEVLSFAGGLPAPELFDLDGVREAYARVLAGPGARLALQYAPTEGNADLRTLVATRLTGRGLPTEAGDLVITTGSQQALTLVTTALLDPGAVVAVESPTYLAALQSFQLAGARIVAVPGDEDGVDPDALADVVARHRPVLFYTVPTFANPTGRTLPAARRAAVARIAAAGGMRVVEDDPYGELRYRGEEVAPLAAGSEQVFHLGSFSKIGAPGLRLGWVRSPADVRPALVVAKQAADLHTSTIDQAAAAAYLAVADVDAHVARLRKAYRERRDAMIAALPSVLPDGSTWTDPDGGMFVWVRLPDGFDATSVLATALAHDVAFVPGAPFYAGDPDRATLRLSFTTNSPEEIHEGMKRLGEALS, from the coding sequence GTGTCGTCGTTGCCCCCGCTCGCCGCCCGGTTGCACGGTGTCGCGAGCTCGCCCGTCCGGGATCTGCTCGCGCTGCTCGAGCGGCCCGAGGTGTTGTCGTTCGCCGGTGGGCTGCCCGCGCCGGAGCTCTTCGACCTCGACGGGGTGCGGGAGGCGTACGCGCGGGTGCTCGCCGGGCCCGGTGCGCGGCTCGCGCTGCAGTACGCACCCACCGAAGGCAACGCCGACCTGCGGACGCTCGTCGCGACGCGGCTCACCGGCCGGGGACTGCCCACCGAGGCCGGCGACCTCGTGATCACCACCGGGTCACAGCAGGCGCTGACGCTCGTCACGACCGCGTTGCTCGACCCGGGCGCGGTGGTCGCGGTGGAGTCGCCGACGTATCTCGCCGCGCTGCAGAGCTTCCAGCTGGCCGGCGCCCGGATCGTGGCGGTGCCCGGCGACGAGGACGGCGTGGACCCCGACGCGCTGGCCGACGTCGTCGCGCGGCACCGGCCGGTGCTGTTCTACACGGTGCCGACGTTCGCGAACCCGACCGGCCGGACGCTGCCGGCCGCGCGCCGGGCGGCGGTCGCGCGGATCGCCGCGGCCGGTGGGATGCGGGTGGTGGAGGACGATCCGTACGGCGAGCTGCGGTATCGCGGCGAGGAGGTCGCGCCGCTCGCCGCCGGGTCGGAGCAGGTTTTCCACCTGGGGAGTTTCTCGAAGATCGGGGCGCCCGGGCTTCGGCTCGGGTGGGTGCGGAGCCCGGCGGACGTGCGTCCGGCGCTCGTCGTCGCGAAGCAGGCCGCGGACCTGCACACGTCGACGATCGACCAGGCCGCGGCGGCGGCGTACCTCGCGGTGGCCGACGTCGACGCGCACGTGGCGCGCCTGCGGAAGGCGTACCGGGAGCGGCGGGACGCGATGATCGCGGCGCTCCCGTCGGTGCTGCCGGACGGGAGCACGTGGACGGACCCGGACGGGGGGATGTTCGTGTGGGTGCGGCTGCCGGACGGGTTCGACGCGACCTCGGTGCTCGCGACCGCGCTCGCGCACGACGTGGCGTTCGTGCCGGGTGCGCCGTTCTACGCCGGGGATCCCGATCGCGCGACGCTCCGGCTGTCGTTCACGACGAACTCGCCGGAGGAGATTCACGAGGGGATGAAGCGGCTCGGGGAGGCACTGAGCTAG
- a CDS encoding LacI family DNA-binding transcriptional regulator, whose amino-acid sequence MTPRLADVAVKAGVSEATVSRVLNDKAGVSPATRQAVLAALDILGYERPPRLQQRSAGLIGLIVPELDNPIFPAFAQVIEQGLSMAGFTAVLCTQVPGGMTEDAFTDVLTDRGVAGIVFVSGLHADSTADVERYNRLAARQLPIVLINGYRPGVAAPFLSTDDRAAIRQSVSHLVSLGHERIGLAVGPRRFVSVLRKVEAFTGTVGDAGRVEHTFFTVEGGRAAAASLVAAGCTAVICGSDLMALGAIRAIRDRGLSVPGDVSVIGFDDSPLVAFTDPPLTTVRQPVQAMGVAAVRMLLDEINGVPGPKSEFMFEPELVVRGSTCSARHLRG is encoded by the coding sequence ATGACCCCGCGGCTTGCCGACGTCGCCGTGAAGGCCGGTGTGAGCGAGGCGACGGTCAGCCGGGTCCTCAACGACAAGGCGGGCGTCTCCCCCGCTACCCGCCAGGCCGTGCTCGCGGCGCTCGACATCCTGGGCTACGAGCGGCCGCCGCGTCTGCAGCAGCGTAGCGCGGGCCTGATCGGGCTGATCGTCCCCGAGCTCGACAACCCGATCTTCCCGGCGTTCGCGCAGGTCATCGAGCAAGGGCTTTCGATGGCCGGCTTCACCGCGGTGCTCTGCACCCAGGTGCCCGGCGGCATGACCGAGGACGCGTTCACCGACGTTCTCACCGACCGGGGCGTCGCCGGCATCGTCTTCGTGTCGGGGTTGCACGCCGACAGCACCGCCGACGTCGAGCGCTACAACCGGCTGGCGGCGCGTCAGTTACCGATCGTCCTGATCAACGGGTACCGGCCCGGCGTCGCGGCCCCGTTCCTGTCCACCGACGACCGCGCGGCGATCCGGCAGTCGGTGTCCCATCTGGTCAGTCTCGGGCACGAACGGATCGGGTTGGCGGTGGGGCCGCGGCGGTTCGTGTCGGTGCTGCGCAAGGTCGAGGCGTTCACCGGGACCGTCGGGGACGCCGGCCGGGTGGAGCACACGTTCTTCACGGTCGAGGGGGGCCGGGCGGCTGCGGCGTCGCTGGTCGCGGCCGGCTGCACGGCGGTGATCTGCGGCAGCGACCTGATGGCGCTCGGGGCGATCCGCGCGATCCGGGACCGGGGGCTGTCGGTACCGGGCGACGTGTCGGTGATCGGGTTCGACGACTCGCCGCTGGTGGCGTTCACCGATCCGCCGCTGACGACCGTGCGCCAGCCGGTGCAGGCGATGGGCGTCGCGGCGGTGCGGATGCTGCTGGACGAGATCAACGGTGTGCCCGGGCCGAAGTCGGAGTTCATGTTCGAGCCCGAACTGGTGGTGCGGGGGTCGACGTGCTCCGCGCGGCACTTGCGCGGCTGA
- a CDS encoding FKBP-type peptidyl-prolyl cis-trans isomerase, protein MQKPDVGPIEGAPPADLVVEDLAVGDGATVGAGQVASVHYVGVSHSTGKEFDASYNRGAPLDFTVGAGQVISGWDQGVNGMKIGGRRKLTIPPHLAYGDRGAAGVIKPGETLIFVVDLVGIR, encoded by the coding sequence ATGCAGAAGCCCGACGTCGGCCCGATCGAGGGTGCTCCCCCGGCCGACCTGGTCGTCGAGGACCTGGCCGTCGGTGACGGTGCCACCGTGGGCGCCGGCCAGGTGGCCTCGGTGCACTACGTCGGGGTGTCCCACTCCACCGGCAAGGAGTTCGACGCCTCGTACAACCGCGGTGCCCCGCTCGATTTCACCGTGGGCGCCGGTCAGGTCATCTCCGGCTGGGACCAGGGAGTCAACGGCATGAAGATCGGCGGGCGGCGCAAGCTGACGATCCCGCCGCACCTCGCGTACGGCGACCGCGGTGCCGCCGGCGTGATCAAGCCCGGCGAGACGCTGATCTTCGTCGTCGACCTCGTCGGCATTCGCTAG
- a CDS encoding class I SAM-dependent methyltransferase — protein sequence MDELKARHRALWALGDYPAVAADLVAPLGPVLVAATGIGPGHRVLDVAAGSGNVAIPAALTGAAVVAADLTPELLAAGQTLAADRGASLTWREADAEDLPFAPDSFDVVVSCVGAMFAPHHRATADEIVRVTRPGGTIGLISWTPGGFVGQLFATMKPFVAAPPPGVQAPPLWGSEEHVATLFGDRVSGVVAEKRTLTVSAFASGAEFRDYFAANYGPTIAAYRGLDADRTAALDAALARLGDGALVGGGMEWEYLLWTASVV from the coding sequence ATGGACGAACTGAAAGCGCGCCACCGCGCACTCTGGGCGCTCGGCGACTATCCCGCCGTCGCCGCCGATCTCGTCGCTCCGCTCGGCCCGGTCCTGGTCGCCGCCACCGGCATCGGGCCCGGTCACCGCGTCCTCGATGTCGCGGCCGGCTCCGGCAACGTGGCGATCCCGGCCGCGCTGACCGGAGCCGCGGTCGTCGCCGCCGACCTCACCCCGGAGCTGCTCGCGGCCGGGCAGACGCTCGCGGCCGACCGGGGCGCGTCCCTGACCTGGCGCGAAGCCGATGCGGAGGACCTGCCGTTCGCGCCCGACTCGTTCGACGTCGTGGTCTCCTGCGTCGGCGCGATGTTCGCGCCGCACCACCGGGCGACCGCCGACGAGATCGTCCGGGTCACCCGTCCCGGCGGCACGATCGGGCTGATCAGCTGGACGCCCGGCGGGTTCGTCGGGCAGCTGTTCGCCACGATGAAGCCGTTCGTCGCCGCACCGCCGCCCGGCGTGCAGGCCCCGCCGCTCTGGGGCTCCGAGGAACACGTGGCGACCCTCTTCGGCGACCGGGTCAGCGGCGTCGTGGCCGAGAAACGCACGTTGACGGTCTCCGCGTTCGCGTCCGGGGCCGAGTTCCGCGATTACTTCGCGGCGAACTACGGGCCGACGATCGCGGCGTACCGCGGGTTGGACGCCGATCGGACCGCCGCGCTCGACGCCGCGCTCGCCCGGCTGGGCGACGGTGCGCTGGTCGGCGGTGGAATGGAGTGGGAGTACCTGCTCTGGACCGCGTCGGTCGTCTGA
- a CDS encoding winged helix-turn-helix transcriptional regulator gives MGASYHQFCPVAKAMELLDERWTLLVVRELVAGSRHFNELRRGLPRMSPTLLSKRLQQLVAAGVVERRPGGREVQYVLTPAGAELAPIVQALGAWGVRWVGRLGDADLDPKLLLWDLHRHVDQDAVPPGRTVVEFRFPGVEAGKRTWWLVIAPPDVDVCDVDPGHDVAVRVTADLRRMVLVWRGDVSWAEAVRAGDVVLDGPSAVRRAVPSWFRPTMFASVPRPAG, from the coding sequence ATGGGCGCGTCGTACCACCAGTTCTGCCCGGTCGCGAAGGCGATGGAGCTGCTCGACGAACGCTGGACGCTGCTCGTCGTCCGGGAGCTCGTCGCGGGGAGCCGTCACTTCAACGAGTTGCGCCGCGGCTTACCGCGGATGTCCCCCACGCTGCTGTCCAAGCGGCTGCAGCAGCTGGTCGCGGCCGGTGTCGTCGAGCGCCGTCCGGGAGGGCGCGAGGTCCAGTACGTGCTCACCCCGGCGGGTGCGGAGCTCGCGCCGATCGTGCAGGCGCTCGGCGCGTGGGGCGTGCGGTGGGTCGGCCGGCTCGGGGACGCCGACCTCGACCCGAAACTGCTCCTGTGGGACCTGCACCGCCATGTCGACCAGGACGCGGTGCCGCCGGGACGCACCGTGGTGGAGTTCCGCTTCCCCGGGGTGGAGGCGGGGAAGCGGACCTGGTGGCTGGTGATCGCGCCGCCCGACGTCGACGTCTGCGATGTCGACCCCGGCCACGACGTGGCGGTGCGGGTGACCGCCGACCTGCGCCGGATGGTGCTGGTCTGGCGGGGTGACGTGTCGTGGGCCGAGGCCGTGCGCGCCGGCGACGTCGTGCTCGACGGCCCGTCGGCGGTGCGGAGGGCGGTACCGTCCTGGTTCCGCCCGACGATGTTCGCCTCCGTGCCTAGGCCGGCTGGCTGA
- a CDS encoding aminoglycoside phosphotransferase family protein yields MTRVPGALVRNAVAAWGDEGRRWVAALPGLIHDVARDRTLSVGEPYTLSFHWVAPVTDAAGRPAVLKLGPPGPGHLRDEVAALRAFDGRGAVRLLDEDAGRGVLLLERAEPGTLARDLLTGGARRRPLAARDADATAALITVVNRLHRAGATPLPQVETQREAFGQYLHRFGDHGPLPRELVERADRLFGELCADRTRTVVLHGDLHHDNVLRAEREPWLAIDPHGLVGDPAYEAAALLYNPDPDRRDPSLLALVPARIEQLADGLAQPVDRVTAWGFAVAMLSAVWDTEGQDEPGPPGRALDVARLLSRSAPVR; encoded by the coding sequence ATGACCCGGGTACCCGGAGCGTTGGTGCGCAACGCCGTCGCCGCCTGGGGCGACGAAGGGCGCCGGTGGGTGGCGGCGCTGCCCGGCCTGATCCACGACGTCGCTCGTGACCGGACGCTGAGCGTCGGCGAGCCGTACACCCTCTCGTTCCACTGGGTCGCGCCGGTGACGGACGCCGCCGGGCGCCCGGCGGTGCTCAAGCTCGGGCCACCCGGCCCGGGGCACCTCCGGGACGAGGTCGCCGCGCTGCGTGCGTTCGACGGGCGCGGCGCGGTCCGGCTGCTCGACGAGGACGCCGGCCGGGGCGTTCTGCTGCTCGAACGCGCCGAGCCCGGCACGCTCGCCCGCGACCTGCTCACCGGTGGTGCCCGGCGCCGTCCGCTCGCCGCTCGCGACGCCGATGCGACCGCCGCGCTGATCACGGTCGTGAACCGCCTCCATCGCGCAGGCGCGACCCCACTGCCGCAGGTGGAGACGCAGCGCGAGGCGTTCGGGCAGTACCTCCACCGGTTCGGCGACCACGGACCGCTGCCGCGGGAGCTGGTGGAGCGGGCCGACCGGCTGTTCGGCGAGCTCTGCGCCGACCGCACCCGCACGGTCGTGCTGCACGGCGACCTCCACCACGACAACGTGCTGCGGGCCGAACGCGAACCCTGGCTCGCGATCGACCCGCACGGCCTGGTCGGCGACCCCGCGTACGAGGCCGCGGCCCTGCTCTACAACCCCGACCCCGACCGTCGCGACCCGTCGTTGCTCGCGCTGGTGCCGGCCCGGATCGAGCAGCTCGCGGACGGCCTCGCCCAGCCGGTCGACCGGGTCACCGCGTGGGGGTTCGCGGTCGCGATGCTCTCGGCGGTGTGGGACACCGAAGGCCAGGACGAGCCCGGCCCGCCCGGGCGCGCGCTCGACGTGGCCAGGCTGCTCAGCCGCTCAGCTCCCGTTCGGTAG
- a CDS encoding SAM hydrolase/SAM-dependent halogenase family protein, whose amino-acid sequence MATKPFEAGCIADGRGYAGRMLVHLIADYGPGDLAFAEVRQQLALHLPGADVVYTPVPPFDTLAAGFCIAQLALTPGPADRLVYCNVAPRADSDAPRPENEGERLLAARLGDGTRVVGVDAGHVFAFLRDETDELTEIVIPPTGSQFRSRDAFPPLLPRILRGDAEQAGPVDPAAIPAPPERSLIYVDGYGNLKTSWTEPPAPIGSVVTLRVGGIGAEAMISDGTFDVPARTLAFAPGSSGWTRRDGSAVRWYEVLLRGGSAAELLDHPEPGTRVSVRA is encoded by the coding sequence ATGGCGACAAAACCCTTCGAAGCAGGTTGTATCGCCGACGGCCGGGGGTATGCCGGGCGCATGCTCGTGCACCTGATCGCCGACTACGGCCCCGGGGACCTGGCCTTCGCCGAGGTCCGGCAGCAGCTCGCACTGCACCTGCCGGGCGCGGACGTGGTCTACACGCCGGTACCGCCGTTCGACACGCTCGCGGCCGGGTTCTGCATCGCCCAGCTGGCGCTGACGCCCGGCCCGGCGGATCGACTGGTCTACTGCAACGTCGCTCCGCGGGCCGACTCCGACGCGCCCCGCCCGGAGAACGAGGGCGAGCGGCTCCTCGCCGCCCGGCTGGGCGACGGCACGCGGGTCGTCGGGGTGGACGCCGGGCACGTCTTCGCGTTCCTGCGGGACGAGACCGACGAGCTGACCGAGATCGTGATCCCCCCGACCGGCTCCCAGTTCCGGTCCCGCGACGCGTTCCCCCCGCTCCTGCCACGGATACTCCGGGGCGACGCCGAGCAGGCCGGCCCCGTCGACCCGGCCGCGATCCCGGCCCCGCCGGAACGCTCGCTGATCTACGTCGACGGCTACGGCAACCTGAAGACGAGCTGGACGGAGCCGCCGGCGCCGATCGGGTCGGTGGTGACCCTGCGGGTGGGTGGCATCGGCGCCGAGGCGATGATCAGCGACGGCACGTTTGACGTCCCGGCGCGGACGCTGGCGTTCGCGCCGGGCAGCTCGGGCTGGACCCGGCGGGACGGCTCCGCGGTGCGCTGGTACGAGGTGCTGCTGCGCGGCGGGAGCGCCGCCGAGCTGCTCGACCACCCCGAACCGGGCACGCGGGTCTCGGTGCGGGCCTGA
- a CDS encoding winged helix DNA-binding domain-containing protein, whose product MPEFSDEERRRRLGVRHALAPAARAADPVEAAARVVALHATDAASVFLAVRARAARGTPADLQDALYTRRTLVRMLGMRRTVFVVPSPLLPVIEASTMERVVATQRRALLKDLVTAGVPDTEAWLADVEAGTLAALAARGGTASAVELAAAEPRLRTTLHLAPGKPYEARPAITSRVLTILGADGRIVRGRPTGTLFSQRYQWALAEQWLPVPLDRPPPAEARARLAAAWLAAYGPAPASDLRWWTGWTGAQVTRAVSDAGAMPVALAGGATGLVLPGDREQTPDPGPWVAFLPALDPTTMGWAGRDWYLGEYAPLLFDRAGNAGPAIWLSGRIVGGWAHRPDGEVAVRVFEDVGREASALIEAEAQRVAGWLAAAGGVRVLPRFRTPTERELSG is encoded by the coding sequence ATGCCTGAATTCAGCGACGAGGAGCGCCGGCGGCGGCTCGGCGTGCGTCATGCGCTGGCGCCGGCGGCGCGCGCCGCCGACCCGGTCGAGGCGGCGGCCCGGGTGGTCGCACTGCACGCCACCGACGCCGCGAGCGTGTTCCTCGCCGTGCGCGCCCGCGCCGCCCGCGGTACACCGGCCGACCTCCAGGACGCGCTGTACACACGGCGCACGCTCGTGCGCATGCTCGGCATGCGGCGCACGGTGTTCGTCGTACCCAGCCCGCTGCTCCCGGTCATCGAGGCGTCGACGATGGAGCGCGTCGTCGCCACCCAGCGCCGCGCCCTGCTCAAGGACCTGGTCACGGCCGGGGTGCCGGATACCGAGGCCTGGCTCGCCGACGTCGAGGCCGGCACGCTCGCCGCGCTCGCCGCCCGGGGCGGCACGGCCTCGGCCGTGGAGCTGGCCGCCGCCGAGCCGCGGCTACGAACGACCCTGCACCTGGCACCGGGCAAGCCCTACGAGGCCCGCCCCGCGATCACCAGCCGCGTGCTGACGATTCTCGGCGCCGACGGGCGGATCGTCCGCGGCCGCCCCACCGGCACCCTGTTCTCCCAGCGCTACCAGTGGGCGCTGGCCGAGCAGTGGTTGCCGGTACCGCTCGACCGGCCGCCGCCCGCCGAGGCCCGCGCCCGGCTCGCCGCGGCCTGGCTCGCCGCGTACGGGCCGGCGCCCGCGTCGGACCTGCGGTGGTGGACCGGCTGGACGGGGGCGCAGGTCACCCGCGCGGTTTCCGACGCCGGGGCGATGCCGGTCGCGCTGGCCGGCGGCGCCACCGGGCTGGTGCTCCCCGGCGACCGGGAGCAGACGCCCGACCCCGGCCCGTGGGTGGCTTTCCTGCCGGCGCTCGACCCCACGACGATGGGCTGGGCCGGGCGCGACTGGTACCTCGGCGAGTACGCTCCACTGCTCTTCGACCGCGCCGGCAACGCGGGCCCGGCGATCTGGCTCAGCGGCCGCATCGTCGGCGGATGGGCGCACCGGCCCGACGGTGAGGTGGCCGTCCGGGTCTTCGAGGACGTCGGGCGCGAGGCGTCCGCGCTCATCGAGGCCGAGGCGCAGCGGGTGGCCGGGTGGCTGGCCGCCGCCGGTGGCGTCCGCGTCCTGCCGCGGTTCCGCACCCCTACCGAACGGGAGCTGAGCGGCTGA
- a CDS encoding PLP-dependent aminotransferase family protein, with product MEIHVSGRSGLAAQIYRQVRAAVLEGRLRPGEQVPATRELAAQLGISRTTVGVAYDRLTAEGFLVGRVGAGTYVSDAPLPAPASARPGPPLPVAVPADSGGPGGAPRAGWDFRVGMPDPDLFPLATWRRLMSAALRAAVFRDDAYGDPAGVPALRAAIAHHVGVARAVRAHTDDVLVTAGAQQAFDLIGRVLLAPGDRVAIEAPGYPAARALYAARGARIVDVPVDAEGLVVDALPRDVRLVYVTPAHQYPLGVPLSLTRRAALLRWADHHDAIVVEDDYDSEFRYADRPLEPLQSLDPDGRVVYVGSFAKTLSPALRLGFLVAPRSLRPALVAARRLADRHGDPVTQHALARFLDEGRLARHVRRATRVYAARHQALTVRLDRDFADVLTRIPSAAGLHLSVRAAPGVDVARLARGAARRGVHLETLPEHGGLVFGFGLVPAEKIPSGLDALRDAVDRGHE from the coding sequence ATGGAGATCCACGTCAGCGGCCGAAGTGGTCTAGCCGCCCAGATCTACCGGCAGGTGCGCGCCGCGGTGCTCGAGGGCCGCCTGCGCCCCGGTGAGCAGGTTCCGGCCACCCGCGAGCTGGCCGCGCAGCTCGGGATCTCACGCACCACGGTCGGCGTGGCCTACGACCGGCTCACCGCCGAGGGCTTCCTGGTCGGCCGGGTCGGCGCCGGAACCTACGTCAGCGACGCCCCGCTGCCCGCCCCCGCGTCCGCCCGCCCCGGCCCGCCCCTCCCGGTCGCCGTGCCGGCGGACAGCGGTGGGCCCGGCGGCGCTCCGCGTGCGGGCTGGGATTTCCGGGTCGGGATGCCGGACCCGGACCTCTTCCCGCTGGCCACCTGGCGCCGTCTGATGAGCGCCGCCCTCCGCGCCGCGGTCTTCCGCGACGACGCGTACGGCGACCCGGCCGGAGTCCCCGCGCTGCGCGCCGCGATCGCGCACCACGTCGGCGTGGCCAGGGCGGTACGCGCGCACACCGACGACGTCCTCGTCACCGCCGGCGCCCAGCAGGCCTTCGACCTGATCGGACGGGTCCTGCTCGCTCCGGGCGACCGCGTCGCGATCGAAGCACCCGGGTACCCCGCCGCCCGGGCCCTCTACGCGGCCCGGGGCGCGCGGATCGTCGACGTCCCCGTCGACGCCGAGGGCCTCGTCGTGGACGCGCTGCCGCGCGACGTCCGCCTGGTGTACGTGACCCCGGCCCACCAGTACCCGCTCGGCGTCCCGCTCTCGCTGACCCGCCGCGCCGCCCTCCTGCGCTGGGCCGACCACCACGACGCGATCGTCGTCGAGGACGACTACGACAGCGAGTTCCGGTACGCCGACCGTCCGCTCGAACCGCTCCAGAGCCTCGACCCCGACGGCCGTGTCGTCTACGTCGGATCGTTCGCGAAGACGCTGTCCCCGGCCTTGCGACTCGGCTTCCTGGTCGCGCCGCGGTCGCTGCGCCCGGCGCTGGTGGCGGCCCGGCGCCTCGCCGACCGGCACGGCGACCCGGTCACCCAGCACGCGCTGGCCCGTTTCCTCGACGAGGGTCGGCTGGCCCGGCACGTCCGCCGGGCGACCCGGGTCTACGCCGCCCGCCACCAGGCGCTCACCGTCCGGCTCGACCGCGACTTCGCCGACGTGCTCACCCGCATCCCGTCGGCCGCCGGGCTGCACCTGAGCGTCCGCGCCGCGCCCGGCGTCGACGTGGCGCGACTGGCCCGCGGGGCCGCACGCCGTGGCGTCCACCTCGAGACACTGCCCGAGCACGGCGGGCTGGTCTTCGGGTTCGGCCTCGTCCCGGCCGAGAAAATACCGTCCGGCCTCGACGCGTTGCGCGACGCGGTGGACCGGGGCCACGAGTGA
- a CDS encoding MFS transporter, whose amino-acid sequence MKLLPAPGPARRLALAQLANSVGDGAFFVTFALFFTRIVGLPAGQFGLGVSIGWVAGLLAGVPLGHFADRRGPRGTAVVLAAATALSVLALLGVRSVPLFVVAMCAYACSQAGLHAARQALLARLIAPALRTETRAYLQSTTNAGLALGAALGGAALWRDTAAAYVSVLAVDAAAFVLAALILRTLPPGTPAAPAAPGTRGSALAVLRDRPYAVITLLQAVLLLNMPLLSWVLPLWIAERTEAPRGMVAAVLVLNTLSVALLQVRVARVVRDVRTGAAAVRRAGLLLFVACLVFALSGGGASPWLATLCLVTAAAVQVAGEMLHSAGSWQLSFDLAPPDRHGQYQGFFSSGVALARMVGPALLTTLVVTWGTPGWFVLGGIFALAAALMVPAARWAQRSTVGAGWRSTSAAEVV is encoded by the coding sequence GTGAAACTGCTGCCCGCTCCCGGTCCCGCGCGTCGGCTCGCGCTCGCCCAGCTCGCGAACTCCGTCGGCGACGGGGCGTTCTTCGTCACGTTCGCGCTGTTCTTCACCCGGATCGTCGGATTACCGGCCGGGCAGTTCGGGCTCGGGGTGTCGATCGGCTGGGTCGCCGGGCTGCTGGCCGGCGTGCCGCTCGGCCACTTCGCCGACCGGCGCGGCCCGCGCGGCACCGCGGTCGTGCTCGCGGCGGCGACCGCGCTGTCGGTACTGGCGCTGCTGGGCGTGCGGTCGGTGCCGCTGTTCGTCGTCGCGATGTGCGCGTACGCGTGCAGCCAGGCCGGGCTGCACGCGGCCCGGCAGGCGCTGCTGGCTCGCCTGATCGCACCCGCGCTGCGGACCGAGACCCGGGCGTACCTGCAGTCGACGACGAACGCCGGGCTCGCGCTGGGCGCGGCGCTCGGCGGGGCGGCGCTGTGGCGGGACACCGCCGCGGCTTACGTGTCGGTGCTGGCCGTGGACGCGGCCGCGTTCGTGCTGGCCGCGCTGATCCTGCGCACGCTCCCCCCGGGGACGCCGGCCGCCCCGGCGGCTCCCGGTACGCGGGGGTCGGCCCTGGCGGTGCTGCGTGATCGGCCGTACGCGGTGATCACGCTGCTGCAGGCGGTGTTGCTGCTGAACATGCCGCTGCTCAGCTGGGTGCTGCCGCTGTGGATCGCCGAGCGCACCGAGGCGCCGCGCGGCATGGTGGCCGCGGTGCTCGTGCTCAACACGCTGAGCGTCGCGCTGCTGCAGGTCCGGGTGGCCCGGGTGGTGCGCGACGTCCGCACCGGCGCCGCCGCGGTCCGCCGGGCCGGCCTGCTGCTCTTCGTCGCCTGCCTGGTGTTCGCGCTGTCCGGCGGGGGAGCGTCGCCCTGGCTGGCCACCCTGTGCCTGGTGACCGCGGCCGCGGTCCAGGTCGCCGGCGAGATGCTGCACTCGGCCGGCTCCTGGCAGCTCAGCTTCGACCTCGCCCCACCCGATCGCCACGGCCAGTACCAGGGCTTCTTCTCCAGCGGCGTCGCCCTCGCCCGGATGGTCGGCCCGGCGCTGCTCACCACGCTCGTCGTCACCTGGGGGACACCCGGATGGTTCGTCCTCGGCGGGATCTTCGCGCTGGCCGCCGCGCTGATGGTGCCCGCGGCGCGGTGGGCGCAACGCAGTACGGTCGGCGCAGGATGGAGATCCACGTCAGCGGCCGAAGTGGTCTAG